A segment of the Hemicordylus capensis ecotype Gifberg chromosome 6, rHemCap1.1.pri, whole genome shotgun sequence genome:
CAGTTCTGGACACAAAAACCAGGAAGGCATACTTATCCCAAGAATGCTTCCAGTGCGTCAGGGACTTGGTTCTCCATTTCCAGCAACATCCATCTCAACCATCCTGACTCATTCAAAGACTTCTAGTTCTGATTGCATCCTGCAACACAGTAGAGCGATGTGCCCAGTTAAAGATGCGCGAGTTGCAACTTGGTTTCTGTCGGTCTTCCACCCGAATGTGGATCGTCAAGACTTACATCTAGTGATCCCAGATCAAATTCTACACTCACTTACCTGGTGGTCGACCACCAGGTAAAATGGTGGTGATGAGCAGGAATCTGCTAGAAGGGGTTCCTTTTCAAATGATGACTCCTATTTGACTAACAACAGACACCACTCAACTAGGCTGGGGTGGAGGGCACTGTGGAGTTCTTCAGATATAGGGCAAGTGGACCCTTGAAcaaaaacaattacatatcaacttcctggaacttctggcTGTCTTCAAAGCAATGAAAGCCTTCCTACTACTTCTACAAGGGAAAATTATACAGGTGCAGTTAGACAATGTCATGGCCCTGGCCTACATCAACCATCAGGGAGGGACAGTATCTCGAAGTCACATAAAGGGCCTAGACAACATCCTTGATTTCCCACAACAGCACGAGTGGGAAATCAAGACAGAATACATTGCACCTCTTTTTACAAGTTGGATGCGACCGACTGTAGATCTCTTTGCCATCTCGGAGAACACAAAGTTCACTTGTTTCTGCTCCAGGGCAGGGCATGACCCACAATTACTGGGGGGACGCCTTCCAGCTAGACTGCCAGCAGGAGACGCCTTATATGTTTCCACCGTAAccactgattggctgggtggttgCCTGCCTTCTGATGGCTCCTACATCATGTATcctggtgactccatggtggccaatgCAACCATGTTTTCCACATGTACTCAAACTGTCAGGGAACCAGAACCAAATACTACCACAAGAGGTAGATTTCCCAACACTAGACAGTGGCAGCGTACTGCATCCAGACATTCTCACACTCTGCCTAACAGCATGGCGAATTGGCTTTTTAGTAAGATACTTCTTAACCAAAGGAAGTCTTCCACCAGACGTAATTACAGGGGTAAATAGCTCCGCTTCAAAATCTATGCAAGGAGGCATGGTTTTCAACTTGACCAGGCCACAGTCAGGGATGTGCACCTTTACCTAACTGACCTAAAATCACAGTGGTTGGCTAATGTGTCTCTAAAGGTTGCTCTAGCAGCACTATCTTAAAAATGTCAGGGCTATGATAGAAAGATTCTCTTTTTCGCACCCAGAGAGTAAAGTCTTCCTGAAAGGCCTTATGAACTTGTATCCACCTGTTCACACACCCATGGAGCATATCCTTGATCCTTTCAACTTTGACAGAGGATCAATTTGAACCTATGGGTTCTGCCTCCATCAAACTAGTAACTttgaagactgccttcctacTGGCCAGAACTACAGCTAAACTTGTAAGTAGATTTACAACATTGTGCATAGATTCGTCATACACCAGAATTCGGATAAAGTGCTAATGTGTAAGGACTCGGACTTTCTACCCAAAGTAGTGTCCGACTTCCACCTCAACCCATACATTGTTCTCCCTTTGTTCTTCAGGGATCCATCTACCCGTTTAGAGTTTGCAAAGCACTTCTTGGATGTGTGGAGGGCACTTCTGTATTACCCAAATCGCCCCAAGGACTTCAGGTCCACCAAAGGTCTGTCTGTAGCATTCAACGGGTCTGTAAGAGGCTCCTGTATTTCCAGTCAAAGAATGTCCAGACGGATAGTTGAGCTCTTTATGCTGAGTCGCAGAATGTGAAACCACcagaagcaatcaaggcccactcaACCCGTACCTACGCTTCTTCAGCTGCACACCTATTGGGGGTAACCTTCAcagacatctgcaaagcagcaacttggtccactgagttactttttgtcaagcattatgccgtagatgtgcgctctgctgctgaggtgagCTTCGGGAGAAGAGTTTTAAAGCAGGTGTTGCAATAGCTACTACTGCATCCTCCTCCAGGGGGAGCTAGCTAGACACCATTCTTGTGGATCTCGATGGATCTTGagccagataaacaggttgctcacctgtaactattgatcttgTAGAGATCCGTCGaaatccataagaccctcccggaccacccctctgcagtagtgctacgcTATGTGTGTATTGAGTGTGCAGGCTATTCTCCTTCATTGATGAACTCACCTTATTCTGGATTATCATCCTCCACAGCGGTCatccaagaactgaagaacatggtgcCCGGCCCatctttaaatagcatgctgtaggCATGGGGGCAGAGCTCTGTCTCGAGCTGTGGCATGCTACCACGAGGGTCCTGTGCAGGCGCACCACCAATTCTTATGGATATTGACTGAGCTTTACCAGATCATTAGTTACAAGTGAGCGACCTGTTTTTATGCTGCAAGTCCTGGCAACTcacattttaatttgaaaattagACACTTGTCCCAAAACATATTTAAATACAGGTAACTTAAAATAAAATTCTTTGGGaataataaattaaacaaaattaactCAATTGAGACTGGTACCAGAGGTATAGCTATACGGTGTCTATATGAAAAAAAGTTGACATTACTTGTATGCtgtaaataaatgtgaaaaaatcCAGTAACTGTTCTGACACAATTACAGTGCTTCTGTCGTTATTATGTATGGGTTGGAATGCACTTTGGCCCAAACAATTGAGACATTTTATTAGGCCTATTTTAATAATTAACACGTTTATTTCTAGGTCACTGTTGAATTTCCCTGGCAAAGGAGGGCAAAATAAGTTGAACTTCACTTATAATCTATCTTAAATAAAGATTTTCAATGTGACTTAAATTTAGGGAACATTATGACCTTGCTAAATATATGAAGAAATGCTAATTTGTTTCTGGGTAAGAATATGGAGTAAAACGGATCCATCAGGCTGAATTTCATGTGGCCTGTATGTACAAGTTATTCATGCAACAGGATATAGGTTGTATATAGGTCTTCAATGCATGTTATGTGCACTGATGGGACAAGAAGTGAGAGTGCAGAAGTTCAGGAGTTGCTCCTACATCCTGCTGTGTAGATAAGCAATATACCCAGACCATGTATGAATTAGCCCTCAGTTTTATAAATGTGGGTGTCATATCTGCTTGAAGCAGCAAATTCTTGTGCATCACATGGATGTAACATGGTTTTGTGGCATTTTGCAAATTCAGTGGTTTTCTGAAACAGTATCTTTGAATTGGTACACAGGCAAATCTGGAAGGAGGGGAACAGGTACAGGTAAAGCAAGTTGGCACTTAAGAACAGTGCCATATATATGCAAATTGAACCCTGCTAACTGActaaagaggcaccatttaaagtggtgactcatGTATTTAACAGTGGGGGAGCcattgtccctatccaaccctagcacagcattcctccagtggttgttgctggtgtcttcctcttgtttgtttttagattttgagccctttgggaatagaACCATTTCATTTCTTTCCTATGAAAACTGtcaagaggtggggggggggtttggttgttgaaaagcagaatataaatattcataaggaCTTGACCTTTGCAGCAAGTGGTAAATAAGAAATATTTCAACTGCTTTAATTTGAAAAAAGCTGAACAGTCCTGGGTGCTTATACCTAAATTTTGCACACACCCAAAATTGATATtgggaggcaggggaagaaaCGAGAGCAAATAAGTCTGGTTTCATTCCCATAGAAATTTGAGTGATGTAGTACTGAGTACCAAATCTCCCAATCTTTAGTAAGAGCCAGTATCGTGTATTGCACAGTGGCACCAACTGTATAAATACTTGAATGAAATGTTATCGGTTCTCAAGAGATTGTGAGTACAGTTTGGAATGCAGCTATCATGAATCAGTTCAGTCCTGGAAGTTTAAGAATATAGAACTTTATTCAGCTGTTGGTCTCAGAGTTGGGGAAATTAAGGTAGAAGCTAGAAGATGGCCAAGGTTAATGTactttgtgttttttctttaggGCTATGTTCATGAGCGGGTTGAGTGAAAGCAAGCAAACGCATATCCATCTGAGGAATGTGGATGCAGCAACTTTACAAATCATAATAACTTATGCTTACACAGGTAACTTGTCAATAAATGACACTACAGTCGAACAGCTTTATGAAACAGCTTGCTTCTTACAGGTAAGAGTTCTGTACTCAATTTTCTAAGTTGTAAATTCTTCCTGAAACTGCATCTGAAATGTGACTATTGAATCACTAAAGAGCCATCATTCTTGATTCAAATGTGTAAATAGGTTTTAAGAAACTGTTCTCAAGGCAATTTGTGTTGGGTAAAGATAGGGAAGAAAGGTATCCTCCAGTACATTTAACAAACTGCCATGTCAGCATTTACATTAGTTGCAAGCTACTTTACTTTCAAAGTATATCCTACTTGCTTCAGAGAAGTTTACTTCCAAGCAAATACTTCTAAAATTAGTATGTGAATCTGATTTTCATTAATGTAGGGAGGCTATGCACTATCACAAGCTGTTCAAAGGGAACCTATATTAAAGGACGTTAAAGTCATGAATGCAATAGGATATAAGAAATACTAATGCATTAAAAAGAAGCCCAAAAAATGATCTGTTGGGGGTCCAAGTTTGCACCTGTTGGCCTGCAAGGAATTTTTCAGTATCACTGTTCAGAATGTGTGGGATATTGACGGTTGTGGCTTGCAGTAAGAGAAGACTTGCCTTGGGAAGCCTCTGCTTTGATGTACTCTCTTCTCCTTTGGCTCCCATCCCCACAGAGTTTGGACATGGCTGGTGAGGTTGGGAAGCAGAACAGAATTTTGAGGTCCCCAGACCTCTAGGCAGGAGTAAAGGAAGCACTTGTCCCTATTAACCATGGAGACAGTGAGCAGACATCACTGGGAGATTGGCAGATTCTTCAATCACCTGGTTTCTGCTTCAACATTAAAAGTTAGGggactctctccctccctttgccTAGTTCCAAACTGAAAACAACGCTAGTAGCCTAGTAGTGTGTCTGTTGAGCATTATGTTGGGACATAGAGAAGAGATCCACACTCCCAATTGATCCCTTCAACCATGTTCAGCAGATGTGCTCAAGTTGAGTGGAAGATCCCTTCTGGAAATTCATGGGAACTTATCCATTTCCTGGTTTTTGTCTCACAAACTGTAAGTCCACAACTGTAGTTAATGTAAGCAATACTCTGactttttctaatttttttttcattgcaGGTAGAAGATGTATTACAGCGATGTAGAGAatacttaattaaaaaaattaatgcagAGAACTGTGTACGGCTCTTGAGTTTCGCTGATCTCTTCAGCTGTGAAGAGCTGAAACAGAGTGCGAAGAGGATGGTGGAACACAAGTTCACAGCTGTATACCACCAGGATGCTTTCATGCAGCTGTCCCATGATCTATTGATAGATATTTTGAGCAGTGACAATTTAAATGTGGAAAAGGAAGAAACCGTTCGTGAAGCTGCTATGTTATGGCTGGAGTATAACACAGAATCTCGATCACAGTATTTGTCATCTGTTCTTAGCCAAATAAGAATTGATGCGCTTTCCGAGGTTACGCAAAGAGCTTGGTTTCAAGGCTTACCACCAAATGACAAATCTGTAGTGGTTCAAGGATTGTATAAATCTATGCCGAAGTTTTTTAAGCCAAGGCTTGGAATGACTAAGGAGGAGATGATGATCTTTATTGAAGCTGCTGCTGAAAGCCCTGGTAGTCTTTACTCTTCAGTTTGCTACAGTCCCCAGGCTGAAAAAGTTTACAAGCTCTGCAGCCCTCCTGCTGACTTGCATAAGGTTGGGACGCTTGTAACTCCTGATAATGATATTTATATAGCAGGTGGGCAAATCCCGCTGAAAAACACAAAACCCAACCACAATAAAACTAGCAAACTTCAGGTTGCTTTCCGAATTGTGAATTGCTTTTATTGGTTTGATGCCCAACAAAACACTTGGTTTCCAAAGAGTCCAATGCTGTTTGTTCGTATAAAGCCATCCCTGGTTTGTTGTGAAGGCCACATCTATGCAATTGGAGGAGACAGTGTAGGTGGAGAACTCAACAGGAGAACTGTGGAAAGGTATGATACCGAGAGAGACGAATGGACCATGGTAAGCCCGTTGCCCTGTGCATGGCACTGGAGTACAGCAGTTGCTCTTCATAACTGCATTTACGTGATGGCACACAATTTGATGTACTGCTACTTCCCCAGGTCAGATGCTTGGGTTGAAATGGCTATGAGACAAACTAGCAGATGTTTTGCTTCAGCTACTGCCTTTGGagacaaaatattttatataGGAGGCTTGCATGTTGGCAACAACACTGGTATAAGAATCCCAACCAGCACTCTAGATGGGTCTTCGGTAACCGTGGAAGTCTATGATGTAAATAAAAACGAATGGCGCACAGCAGCCAATATCCCTGCCAAGCGTTATTCTGACCCCTGTGTCAGAGCTGTTGTGATTTCCAACTCTCTATGTGTCTTCATACGAGAAACCCACATGAATGAGAGAGCCAAGTATGCCACCTACCAATATGATATGGACCTTGACCGGTGGTTCTTGCGGCAGCATATATCTGAGCGGGTGCTCTGGGATTTGGGGAAAGACTTTAGGTGCACTGTGGGAAAACTCTATCCATCTTGCCTTGAAGAGTCCCCATGGAAGCCTCCACCGTATCTTTTCCCACCAGATGGAGCTGATGAGTTTGAGCTGGATGGAGAGATGGTCACCCTACCACCTGTATAGCTCCCAAAATTCAAAGACTGCATGCCTGTAACTGGTTATGAAAATTCCTTATAAAAGAATAGGGCTGGAAACTGCAACATTAAGGCTGTCGTATGTATGCCCTATTTAAAGTTTGTGGCCATGGAACATAAATCAGTGAAACTTACAAGCGGATATGCTTCCATAATCTGAAACAATCCCTCTGATAGTTGATGGGGATTTCTATGTATATTGCAAGCTTAAAGCATCTGCTTACTGTCTAAATTTTTAGTCCTGTGAAGACTTTTAGTTCAGGAAACTTTCACAAAAGCAGCTTCTGTTTCTAGGATGGTATGTCAATTGCTCTGAAAGTATCTTCCAGTTTATATTTGAGTGAGTTCTGGAAATCTTTGTATGTGCTAGTTCTAGATTCTGTGTGGCCTAATGGAATGTGCTGCACTTAATATACAACAGCCGTGGTGGTATATTAATGCCATGTAAAAGAAGAAACAAATCCCATGGATCTACCTGTGGTAGGAAGGGTAGATCTTCCATTTTACGGTGACATGCAGGGCAAAATGACTGCAGGCTCAGTCAAGctgtattatgattattattattattattatttaggtgCATGTATTTTCACTAACTTATACCTGTCTATTTAGAATACAGGTCTTCTGAGCAGCTGGTTGTTTACCAGGTGTGAACTTACGTTGCTGGGCTTGCAATAAGAATTGCCAGCCCCTACTAGTGCGGGTCTGTGTGGAGCTTTTCGTCAGTAAATAGCTCCACATTCTGTATTTCAGAAACATTGGCTCATGCATATTACTTCCTGCTGCTTATGTTCCCCCTGCTCCAGTGTAAACAAAGATGTAGTGTGGATTAACCAGGTCTTTATTTTTGTTAATTTAATAACAAGCATTACTGTAGTGTGACTGTGTATAGATATCCCTTAGTtgtcatgttttgtttttgtgggggGAGCAAATTGTTCAGGAATACTCTGTACCCTCAGTGCAGGAGAGCAGTTGACCAGTGCTGCTCTGGCATTAATCCCAGGAACCACTAGCAGTAGCGGGGCGCCGCCAATCTGACATGAGCACAGGTGCTTCATGATCGATCGTACTAGCATGTTCAGCTGCATCATGTTCTGGCACTGTATTTTGAAtgatattaatttattaaaaaacTGAATCAAAGTTTCTGTACtctggtgtggttttttttagggGGTGGCattgatgtgggttttctggaaaaccttgatttaaaaaaattccctATACAAATTTAGCCCTCATTTGTGTTTTGTATGGTATACAATCACTCACACACTTAAACCGATAACCCCtcatgaagtgctggtgcttacaGTGAGTGGCTTCAGCCATTTAGAAAATCAGGGACAGCAGGATGTACAGGAGTCTCATGTTTCCTTGAAAACATCACATATTGGAGCATAGGTTCTTATGCATTAATGCCTTGTTTGTTGGCTTTTCAGAAAGGCtgacaaagtttttaaaaaaccaaattggAAGTACATACACCATCTAAGGATGCCCCTTCTTGAAGGAGGGATTAGCCGTATTACTAATACCCAGAGCACTAGGTATAACTTTAGCAGCAGATGTCTTGTTATAATCGAGCATGTTCTTGCTAGGACTGAAACTCCCAGTTCTGCACAATACCATTCTATTGAAAACCTCCCAGTTTCTACTGTATTGCTGTGATATACTTTGTGCTTGGCATTCTTGTAGCATTCATCTGCAAGTTTTCATTCTGTTTTGGGAGTGAGGAGCATGTAAAGGATAGGGAACAATAATGGAATACAAAATACTCATTTGTGTAGGTATTTCACTTTTCAGTTGTAggcaaatggcttttaaaaaatcatcatcaaATGCCCTCTTATTAGTAAAACTTGTGATCTCAGTACCAACCAAGAATCCTGTCTAGTAGCTTAGCCTAGGGCTTCTGTGGAGTCAGGATTCAAGTTTTTTCCATTCATGACAATGAAGAAAACTGCAGAAGTGCTGCCAACACAACTATGTATTCttaacagtgttggggctgccttctgactctgcagcagccccaaggcATTACATCTCTGTAATGCTGTGGAAACAGCATTAGTAGGGAACATTCAACTAAACTAAAATATCCTAGAACAAGATAGTACACAGGCAAATACTGGAAGTGATCATTGTGAAAATACATAAGTTTATAAATTGTATTTTGATGATTATTTTTGGAGTTATACTTTGTTATGGGATATTTAGAATGCTGGCAATAATTTAGGCAGCAGCAGgtgaaaatgggggcaggggagccagaggtgcacttaggtaactTTGGggcctggacccaaaggcctttggagcacccccattccctgcaagttaagcatcatccccatcACACACAGTATATTTAACATGTGGTTTTTTGAAGGCACAAATAGCAGCTGAATTCACAATAATGAAAGACTATAaaatgtatatttatgcaaatatgcagatgcagaaacatttcaacacgcaacttaacatatccccatccaacatatttccccactcccccatctctaaaatcataatcacacttggccacccgaTGCAGTGTAGGCCAGTGgcaatcacaccacccaggacagtcttAAGGAGAATTTGGTGGCCCtcaaggggtgtggaggctctggaccttggccccgaagtccaggggtaagagcgccactgaggGGAGCAGGTTAGAAAGATGGATATAAGGGAACGGACAAAGCACAAATCTTCCAAATGAATTGGAGCGTTTTGAGTAGCCTTTAGTAAGAAGATGCCATTAGTGTTCTTAATCACAACACAAAGTAACAATCCATATCCAAAATAAAATTAGTTGAGGTGATTCTTGTTTTCTGCATTCTAAACAACTAACAATTGTTGATCCCGGAGATAGTTTtgtaattcttgttttaaattgccagagattaaTCCAATACACCTGGCTGTGGTATGCCTGTTCAAATGCATGACCTCCCTCCACTACTTTAGGTGAGGCCAGTTATTGACTGGGCAGAATTGTTTTGTGTAGGTTACACatctataatatataataattctATATAATGTATAGATAATGTGTTTTGCAAAAGAAGTAAAAATTTCAACTACAAACTTCATTTTATTGAATgacatatggtaaatttgaatctgagaaatattTGTTTCTCTGGGGCATGGTATTTTTGTATTTCTGATCTGTGTGTTAAATCAGCAGAGAACAGTGAAAGTGGTTATATTCAGAATTCTAAgaaatacaaaaaaattaaacctttccccccagcatattctggtacAAAAGGTAGTATACTTTATTTAGCTAATTTGAGTGCCAGAATTGTGTATACAAAAAATGAAATCTGCAGATTGAGAACTGACTTTATTTTGCACGACCCTACCTATAAAATTCTTCAGAACAAAATAGGTCTCTAGAATCTTGAAGATTATAGGGCTGTAGCTTGGTggtatagcatctgctttgcatgcagaaggtcccagactcaatacctggcatctccagatagggctgggaaagattcctgcttgaaatctAGTTGCTGCTAGCAGTCAGTGTTAggcaatacagtcatccctcgccaatcgCGAGGGTTCCTTTCCTGGAAACCTTTGCTGTTGATGAGGCATAGCAATGCatgggaaacagggttaggggatCCACAGTAGGAAGAGATAGGAAAAATAAGGTTAAAAATTAGAAATTTGAAAAgtcaccaaactgcagatacgTGGGCCACCACAAGTCCTCACtcacggatactcaaatctgtgattgacagatcaatggtttgactctgtataaggcataTGTTTGTTGCAAACTGTCTGTTTGCTGGTTCTTTTCTACTGGTGGTAAGGGAGTTGCCACCTTGAGGCCTGCTCGTTTCAGCCTAGAAGAAAGTAATATCTGAATCTCTATGCTACATCTAGGCAACAGCTCTTCCAATAAATACGCAACACCCAGAAAGATACATTCAAGCAAAACCAGAACTATGTTTATTTTCTTTAGAACAAAATATAGAGCAAAAGCATTAATAGTCTTTTGTATACAGTAACTTTGCACATTGACAATAGATGAAATACCTTAT
Coding sequences within it:
- the KBTBD2 gene encoding kelch repeat and BTB domain-containing protein 2, coding for MATQEERQINTEYAVSLLEQLKLFYEQQLLTDIVLIVEGTEFPCHKMVLATCSSYFRAMFMSGLSESKQTHIHLRNVDAATLQIIITYAYTGNLSINDTTVEQLYETACFLQVEDVLQRCREYLIKKINAENCVRLLSFADLFSCEELKQSAKRMVEHKFTAVYHQDAFMQLSHDLLIDILSSDNLNVEKEETVREAAMLWLEYNTESRSQYLSSVLSQIRIDALSEVTQRAWFQGLPPNDKSVVVQGLYKSMPKFFKPRLGMTKEEMMIFIEAAAESPGSLYSSVCYSPQAEKVYKLCSPPADLHKVGTLVTPDNDIYIAGGQIPLKNTKPNHNKTSKLQVAFRIVNCFYWFDAQQNTWFPKSPMLFVRIKPSLVCCEGHIYAIGGDSVGGELNRRTVERYDTERDEWTMVSPLPCAWHWSTAVALHNCIYVMAHNLMYCYFPRSDAWVEMAMRQTSRCFASATAFGDKIFYIGGLHVGNNTGIRIPTSTLDGSSVTVEVYDVNKNEWRTAANIPAKRYSDPCVRAVVISNSLCVFIRETHMNERAKYATYQYDMDLDRWFLRQHISERVLWDLGKDFRCTVGKLYPSCLEESPWKPPPYLFPPDGADEFELDGEMVTLPPV